A portion of the Lysinibacillus timonensis genome contains these proteins:
- the recN gene encoding DNA repair protein RecN, whose amino-acid sequence MLRELSIRNFAIIDDLTVSFSGGLTVLTGETGAGKSIIIDAVHLLAGGRASQDFVRHGAKKAELTGLFQITENHHAIYERLQELGVEVEEDTVILNRDINENGKSVCRVNGKMVPLSILRDVGGKLVDIHGQHENQELMDEKQHIQLLDHFASNKISSVKEQYIQAYRAYRQLSKEIAQLNIDEKRSIQKIDLYQFQINEIEEAKLKVGEEEDLLDERRRLSNFHKIFEHANLAYDAISGEMKGLDLIGNAMSELDDIVELDQQFKEAQEAVSSSFYSLQDAAYQIKNVLDELEFNPERLNEVELRLSQYQMMKRKYGTTVEEILLYHGRIKEELDQLLNRDEAIRVAEIKLIEQEKQLENLAHKLTKLRQDSAISLSEAIMEQLRDLHMEKAKFIVKFDSLNQFEVTGKDLITFYISTNVGEPPKSLPKIASGGELSRIMLALKTIFSSADGITSIIFDEVDTGVSGRVAQAIAEKISAISTHSQVLCITHLPQVAAMADQHYLIRKEVEQNRTFTTVSNINKEQRAEEISRMMSGTEITELTLQHARELLNLAEERKKENKVKI is encoded by the coding sequence TTGTTAAGAGAGCTGAGTATTCGTAATTTTGCAATTATCGATGATCTCACCGTTAGTTTTTCTGGTGGTTTAACGGTATTGACTGGTGAAACAGGTGCTGGTAAATCAATTATTATTGATGCGGTACATTTATTAGCGGGTGGACGAGCTTCTCAAGATTTTGTTCGCCACGGTGCGAAAAAAGCTGAGCTGACTGGATTATTTCAAATAACAGAAAATCATCATGCAATTTATGAAAGACTACAAGAGCTTGGGGTTGAGGTAGAAGAGGATACCGTCATTTTAAATCGCGATATCAATGAAAATGGTAAGAGTGTTTGTCGTGTAAATGGGAAAATGGTTCCTTTATCGATATTACGTGATGTAGGTGGGAAATTAGTCGATATTCATGGACAACATGAAAATCAGGAACTTATGGATGAAAAGCAACATATACAACTACTTGACCACTTTGCATCGAATAAAATTTCATCCGTAAAAGAGCAATATATTCAAGCATACCGAGCATATCGTCAACTTAGTAAAGAAATTGCTCAATTAAATATAGATGAAAAACGATCCATCCAAAAAATAGATTTATATCAGTTCCAAATAAATGAAATTGAAGAAGCAAAATTAAAAGTGGGTGAAGAAGAAGACCTACTTGACGAAAGACGTAGACTTTCCAATTTCCATAAAATCTTTGAACATGCTAATTTGGCTTATGATGCAATTTCAGGAGAAATGAAGGGACTTGACTTAATTGGAAATGCGATGAGTGAATTAGATGATATTGTTGAGCTTGATCAGCAGTTTAAAGAAGCCCAAGAAGCTGTATCATCATCGTTTTATTCCTTACAAGATGCAGCATACCAAATTAAAAATGTACTAGATGAACTTGAATTTAACCCAGAAAGGTTAAATGAGGTTGAATTACGGTTGTCACAATATCAAATGATGAAACGTAAATATGGTACGACTGTTGAAGAAATACTCCTGTATCATGGAAGAATAAAGGAAGAATTAGATCAACTTCTAAACCGTGATGAAGCAATCCGAGTAGCGGAAATAAAGCTTATCGAACAAGAAAAGCAATTAGAGAACCTTGCGCATAAACTAACGAAGCTTAGACAAGATAGCGCAATAAGCCTTAGTGAGGCAATTATGGAGCAGCTTCGTGACTTACATATGGAGAAGGCGAAATTTATCGTAAAGTTTGATAGCTTAAATCAGTTTGAAGTAACGGGTAAAGATTTAATTACTTTCTATATTTCAACAAATGTAGGAGAGCCACCTAAATCATTACCTAAAATAGCTTCCGGTGGAGAGCTGTCTAGAATCATGCTTGCCTTAAAAACCATCTTCTCGTCAGCTGATGGGATTACATCCATTATTTTTGACGAAGTCGATACGGGTGTTAGTGGACGGGTGGCACAAGCAATTGCTGAAAAAATATCTGCTATTTCGACTCATTCACAGGTATTATGTATAACCCATTTACCTCAAGTTGCCGCGATGGCGGATCAACATTATTTAATAAGGAAAGAAGTCGAACAAAATCGTACTTTTACGACTGTTTCTAATATTAATAAAGAACAACGTGCAGAAGAAATTAGTCGTATGATGAGTGGTACAGAAATTACAGAATTGACGTTACAACATGCTCGTGAGTTATTAAATTTAGCAGAAGAAAGAAAAAAAGAAAATAAAGTCAAAATATAA
- the argR gene encoding transcriptional regulator AhrC/ArgR, whose protein sequence is MNKGQRHMRIREIITNNNIETQDEIVDRLREAGYNVTQATVSRDIKELHLVKVPLQDGRYKYSLPADQRFNPLQKLQRALSDAFISIDGAAHFLVLKALPGNANAIAALIDRLDWSGILGTISGDDTILIICKSENDAEEVKDQLLDML, encoded by the coding sequence ATGAACAAAGGTCAACGACACATGAGAATTCGAGAAATTATTACAAATAATAATATAGAAACACAAGATGAAATTGTCGATCGATTAAGAGAAGCTGGCTATAATGTGACACAAGCAACCGTATCAAGGGATATTAAAGAATTACATTTAGTAAAAGTTCCATTACAAGATGGACGATATAAGTACAGTTTACCTGCCGACCAACGTTTTAATCCATTACAAAAGCTTCAAAGAGCACTTAGTGACGCATTTATAAGTATTGATGGTGCTGCACACTTTTTAGTGCTTAAGGCATTACCAGGAAACGCTAATGCCATCGCAGCATTAATTGACCGCTTGGATTGGAGTGGAATTTTAGGTACAATTTCAGGTGATGACACAATTTTAATTATATGTAAATCTGAAAATGATGCAGAAGAAGTAAAGGACCAACTGTTAGACATGCTTTAA
- a CDS encoding TlyA family RNA methyltransferase, with the protein MTKQMKERVDILLVERGLCETREKAKRAIMAGLVFTNETRIDKAGEKLYVDAPLQVKGTQLKYVSRGGLKLEKALQQFDMSVEGKIMLDIGSSTGGFTDCALQNGAKHCYALDVGTNQLAWKIRSDERVTVMEKTNFRYSKPEDFIEGLPNFATIDVSFISLSLILPVLKTILLPGGDVMALVKPQFEAGKENVGKKGIVKDPKIHLEVLEHIAKISNDIGFIVKDASFSPITGGEGNIEFLFHIVNPKGNELIESFTDFKKIVEEAHLELK; encoded by the coding sequence ATGACGAAGCAAATGAAAGAACGTGTCGATATATTATTAGTTGAAAGAGGATTATGTGAAACTCGTGAAAAGGCTAAAAGAGCAATTATGGCAGGACTTGTGTTTACAAATGAAACACGAATTGACAAGGCTGGCGAAAAGCTCTATGTGGATGCACCTCTTCAAGTTAAAGGCACGCAATTGAAATATGTAAGTCGTGGTGGCTTAAAATTAGAAAAAGCACTACAACAATTTGATATGTCTGTGGAAGGAAAGATTATGTTAGATATAGGTTCTTCCACAGGTGGTTTTACGGATTGTGCTCTACAAAATGGTGCTAAACATTGTTATGCGCTAGATGTAGGTACCAATCAACTTGCTTGGAAAATCCGCTCAGATGAACGTGTTACAGTAATGGAGAAAACCAATTTTAGGTATTCAAAACCTGAAGACTTCATAGAAGGTTTACCAAATTTTGCAACAATTGATGTTTCTTTTATTTCATTATCTTTAATATTGCCTGTTCTAAAAACCATCTTACTTCCTGGTGGCGATGTCATGGCACTGGTGAAGCCGCAATTTGAGGCAGGTAAAGAAAATGTAGGTAAAAAAGGTATTGTGAAAGATCCTAAAATACATTTAGAAGTTTTAGAACATATTGCTAAAATATCTAACGACATTGGTTTTATTGTAAAAGATGCTTCATTTTCACCGATTACAGGTGGAGAAGGGAATATTGAATTCCTATTCCATATAGTCAATCCCAAAGGAAATGAACTAATAGAGTCATTTACGGATTTTAAAAAGATAGTAGAAGAGGCACATCTTGAGTTGAAATAA
- the dxs gene encoding 1-deoxy-D-xylulose-5-phosphate synthase, with translation MDLYQITSPSFIKNLSKKELESLANDIRSFLIEKCSITGGHIGPNLGVVELTIALHRAFNSPKDKFLWDVGHQSYVHKILTGRANQFDKLRQFKGLSGFPKRNESAHDEWETGHSSTSLSAAMGMAVARDLKKEDSYVVPIIGDGALTGGMALEALNHIGHEKTRMIVILNDNEMSIAPNVGALHNILGRLRTAKEYSKAKEDLEFLMKKIPVLGGKLASTAERVKDSLKYLVVSGVFFEEMGFKYLGPIDGHDLDSLEKTLEYAKKAKGPVLVHVITKKGKGYKPAEEDTVGTWHGTGPYKMETGDFVKGTTKGPAWSSLVSESVRKLMKEDQRIVAITPAMPVGSKMEGIQRDFPDRFFDVGIAEQHATTMAAGLATQGMKPFLAIYSTFLQRAYDQVLHDIARQNLNVFIGIDRAGLVGADGETHQGVFDISFLRHIPNIVLMMPKDENEGQHMVKTAIDYNDGPIAMRYPRGNGYGVPLDDAMKAIPIGSWEELREGGNATILTFGTTIPMVLEAAEELSQNGIEVQVVNARFIKPMDEELLHDIMAKNMPILTVEEAVLQGGFGSAVLEFASDNSYQNTIDRIGIPDQFIEQGSVDLLLDEIHVTKEAIVERIKQMTLSNKKLGTKTV, from the coding sequence ATGGATTTATACCAAATTACTAGTCCATCCTTTATTAAAAATTTAAGTAAAAAAGAACTGGAATCTCTAGCAAATGATATTCGTTCTTTTCTAATAGAGAAATGTTCCATAACAGGTGGACATATCGGGCCTAACCTAGGTGTAGTTGAACTAACAATTGCTTTACACCGTGCGTTTAATAGTCCGAAAGATAAATTTTTATGGGATGTTGGTCACCAATCATATGTGCATAAAATATTAACTGGTCGAGCAAATCAATTTGATAAGTTACGTCAATTCAAAGGGTTAAGCGGTTTTCCGAAGCGTAATGAAAGTGCACATGATGAGTGGGAAACTGGCCACAGTTCAACTTCATTATCCGCGGCTATGGGTATGGCAGTTGCTAGAGACTTAAAAAAAGAAGATAGTTATGTTGTTCCTATTATCGGAGATGGAGCTTTAACAGGTGGTATGGCTCTCGAAGCGTTAAATCATATTGGACATGAAAAAACTCGAATGATCGTCATCCTAAATGATAATGAAATGTCAATTGCACCAAATGTTGGTGCTCTTCACAATATCCTTGGAAGATTACGTACTGCAAAAGAGTATTCTAAAGCAAAAGAAGATTTAGAATTTTTAATGAAGAAAATTCCTGTACTTGGTGGAAAACTTGCAAGTACTGCAGAACGAGTGAAGGATAGTCTAAAATACTTAGTCGTTTCAGGTGTCTTTTTTGAGGAAATGGGCTTTAAATATTTAGGTCCTATCGATGGTCATGATTTGGATTCTCTTGAAAAGACATTAGAATATGCAAAAAAAGCAAAGGGTCCGGTACTCGTACATGTCATTACGAAAAAGGGAAAAGGATATAAACCTGCCGAGGAAGATACAGTAGGTACATGGCATGGAACAGGTCCATATAAAATGGAAACAGGTGACTTTGTAAAAGGTACAACAAAAGGTCCCGCTTGGAGTAGTTTAGTTTCGGAATCGGTTCGAAAATTAATGAAGGAAGACCAAAGAATTGTTGCAATTACACCTGCTATGCCAGTTGGTTCGAAAATGGAAGGAATTCAAAGAGATTTCCCGGATCGTTTCTTTGATGTTGGAATTGCTGAACAACATGCTACAACAATGGCAGCGGGTTTAGCTACTCAAGGTATGAAACCGTTTTTAGCTATTTATTCAACGTTTTTACAACGAGCATACGATCAAGTGCTACACGATATTGCACGGCAAAATTTAAACGTATTTATAGGAATTGATCGTGCTGGATTAGTTGGTGCTGACGGTGAAACCCATCAGGGGGTATTTGACATTTCTTTCTTAAGACATATACCTAATATTGTCTTAATGATGCCTAAAGATGAAAATGAAGGCCAACATATGGTGAAAACGGCGATTGATTATAATGATGGCCCTATTGCGATGCGCTATCCTCGTGGAAATGGATATGGCGTTCCATTAGATGATGCAATGAAAGCAATTCCAATTGGTAGTTGGGAAGAGTTACGTGAAGGTGGAAATGCAACGATTTTAACTTTTGGTACAACAATTCCAATGGTCTTAGAAGCTGCAGAGGAACTATCTCAAAATGGTATCGAAGTGCAAGTTGTAAACGCACGATTCATTAAACCGATGGACGAAGAGCTGCTACATGATATTATGGCAAAGAATATGCCAATCTTAACCGTTGAGGAAGCTGTATTACAAGGTGGTTTCGGTAGTGCGGTATTAGAATTTGCAAGCGACAATTCATATCAAAATACAATTGACCGAATTGGGATTCCTGACCAGTTTATCGAACAAGGAAGTGTGGATTTGTTACTTGATGAAATTCATGTTACAAAAGAGGCTATTGTTGAACGTATTAAACAGATGACCTTAAGTAATAAAAAACTGGGAACGAAAACAGTATGA
- a CDS encoding polyprenyl synthetase family protein, protein MTNILKQFMDVEIPKIDIELYSLVERLVAPKELKESMLYSLKAGGKRIRPIFVLAVCNLLNYKQLEAYTVGAAVEMIHTYSLIHDDLPSMDNDELRRGKPTNHIVFGEALATLAGDALNTLSFGVLARMENVSPDIKVELINLLSVAAGAEGMVGGQVLDIDGENRQLSLSELENVHINKTGALLRFCIEAGAVLSKATQEERNTLITFAHHIGLAFQIQDDILDIEGTSEQLGKTAGKDITSHKSTYPALLTLEGAKIKLKEHYDIAITSLESLKGDTTLLKEIAQYVVLRNK, encoded by the coding sequence ATGACGAATATATTAAAACAGTTTATGGATGTTGAAATACCGAAAATTGACATTGAATTATATAGCTTAGTTGAAAGACTTGTAGCACCTAAGGAATTAAAAGAATCTATGCTATACTCATTAAAAGCGGGTGGAAAACGAATACGACCAATTTTTGTTTTAGCTGTATGTAACCTTCTTAACTACAAACAACTAGAAGCTTATACAGTTGGTGCTGCTGTAGAAATGATTCATACATATTCGTTAATCCATGATGATTTACCGAGTATGGATAATGATGAGTTAAGACGAGGCAAACCAACAAATCACATCGTATTTGGTGAGGCATTAGCCACTTTAGCAGGAGATGCATTAAACACGTTAAGCTTTGGTGTTCTAGCGAGAATGGAAAATGTTTCTCCTGATATAAAAGTTGAATTAATAAACTTACTAAGTGTTGCAGCAGGTGCAGAGGGTATGGTAGGTGGACAAGTGTTAGATATAGATGGAGAAAATCGTCAATTAAGCTTATCTGAGCTTGAAAATGTCCATATTAATAAAACTGGTGCACTACTTCGTTTCTGTATAGAAGCTGGTGCTGTATTATCGAAAGCTACTCAAGAAGAACGAAATACATTAATAACATTTGCACATCACATTGGACTTGCATTCCAAATACAAGACGATATTTTAGATATTGAGGGTACTTCAGAACAACTGGGTAAGACTGCTGGTAAGGATATTACAAGTCATAAAAGTACTTATCCAGCACTGTTAACATTAGAAGGTGCGAAGATTAAGCTGAAAGAGCATTATGACATTGCTATTACATCATTGGAATCTTTAAAAGGAGATACTACACTTTTAAAAGAAATTGCTCAATACGTTGTTCTTAGAAATAAATAA
- a CDS encoding exodeoxyribonuclease VII small subunit: MTKQQSFADAMAELEVIVQKLEQGEVPLEEAIDLYKKGMELSHFCHDKLQNAEQQLISIVNENGEKQPFEPTNDRGQAE; encoded by the coding sequence ATGACAAAACAACAATCATTTGCAGATGCAATGGCAGAACTTGAAGTTATTGTGCAAAAACTTGAACAAGGCGAAGTTCCTCTTGAAGAAGCGATTGATTTATATAAAAAAGGTATGGAATTATCTCATTTTTGTCATGACAAGTTACAAAATGCGGAACAACAGTTAATATCAATTGTAAATGAAAATGGAGAAAAACAACCATTTGAGCCTACTAACGATCGAGGACAAGCAGAATGA
- the xseA gene encoding exodeoxyribonuclease VII large subunit produces the protein MTTSSYLTVKALTKYIKRKFEADPHLRDVFVKGELSNVKIHTSGHIYFTLKDDTARITAAMFRGQAGKLKFKPEEGMQVFIRGDISVYEATGNYQLYAQTMEPDGVGSLFVAFTQLKEKLQQKGLFNPKFKQPIPKFPKTVGVLTATTGAAIRDICTTISRRYPLAEVIIYPTLVQGAQAAPNIVKNIRQANEQKQCDVLIVGRGGGSIEDLWAFNEEMVAQAIFESRIPIISAVGHETDTTIADYVADLRAPTPTAAAELAVPHQQELYQRILSHKSYLHQIMTSKLTYEKSRLKKIQNAYPLATPERLYRPFTEKVINLDMRLSRSMQLYMMRKRNELQKKEGAVRSHSPKIAINYSRKQLDQTTNALTRAVSGVLSNRKDSYLSTIRTLEALNPLTIMTRGFTVTYKDHKVIKSVSQLSTNDEISIHFHDGEAKAQIIDAELNQGGHHK, from the coding sequence ATGACAACTTCTTCTTATTTAACAGTAAAAGCATTAACAAAATATATCAAAAGAAAATTTGAAGCTGATCCTCATTTACGTGATGTATTCGTAAAAGGAGAGTTGTCAAATGTTAAAATACATACATCAGGTCATATATACTTTACACTCAAAGACGACACAGCAAGAATTACAGCAGCCATGTTTAGGGGACAAGCCGGTAAACTGAAATTTAAGCCAGAAGAAGGTATGCAAGTTTTTATCCGCGGTGATATTTCAGTTTATGAAGCAACGGGAAACTATCAACTATATGCACAGACGATGGAACCAGACGGGGTTGGTAGTCTTTTTGTTGCCTTTACTCAGTTGAAAGAAAAATTACAACAAAAAGGTTTATTTAATCCAAAATTTAAACAGCCAATTCCAAAATTCCCTAAGACTGTTGGGGTACTTACCGCAACTACAGGAGCAGCAATACGAGATATTTGTACTACAATTTCTAGAAGATATCCATTAGCGGAAGTTATTATATACCCTACACTAGTGCAAGGCGCTCAAGCTGCACCCAATATTGTAAAGAACATTCGGCAGGCAAACGAGCAAAAGCAATGTGACGTGTTAATTGTAGGACGTGGTGGAGGGTCAATTGAAGATTTATGGGCCTTTAATGAGGAAATGGTTGCACAGGCGATATTTGAGAGTAGAATCCCAATTATCAGTGCAGTAGGTCATGAAACGGATACAACCATTGCAGATTATGTAGCTGATTTAAGAGCGCCAACACCGACTGCTGCTGCAGAATTGGCCGTGCCACATCAACAAGAATTATATCAACGGATACTTTCTCATAAATCTTATTTACATCAAATCATGACATCCAAACTAACGTATGAGAAAAGTAGGTTAAAGAAAATACAAAACGCTTATCCGTTGGCGACACCAGAGAGGCTATACAGACCTTTTACTGAAAAAGTGATCAATTTAGATATGAGATTATCGCGTTCAATGCAATTATATATGATGCGAAAGCGAAACGAATTACAAAAAAAAGAGGGTGCAGTTAGATCGCACTCACCAAAAATTGCAATAAATTATTCGAGAAAACAATTAGATCAAACGACAAATGCATTAACGAGAGCAGTTTCTGGTGTTTTAAGTAACCGTAAAGATTCTTATCTCTCCACAATTCGTACTTTAGAAGCGCTTAACCCATTAACAATTATGACTAGAGGATTTACTGTTACATATAAAGATCACAAAGTTATAAAATCGGTCTCACAACTATCAACTAATGATGAGATTTCAATCCACTTCCACGATGGTGAGGCGAAGGCACAAATTATAGATGCGGAGTTAAATCAAGGAGGTCATCATAAATGA
- the folD gene encoding bifunctional methylenetetrahydrofolate dehydrogenase/methenyltetrahydrofolate cyclohydrolase FolD — MNMAIINGKEIGQQIRQAVSERVDKLKEQGIIPGLAVILVGENPASQTYVRNKQKSCEAIGIFSELVKLPEDTNEDELLRHIQALNDRKDIHGILVQLPLPKHIDEDKVIATISPDKDVDGFSPISVGKMMLGQDTFLPCTPYGVMKLLEYSGIEIAGKHAVVVGRSHIVGKPMGQLLLQKDATVTYTHSKTKDLPSITKQADILIAAVGRPNFITKEHVKPGAVVIDVGINRDENNKLIGDVHFTEVENVASHITPVPGGVGPMTITMLLYNTVQSAEKTLTQDK; from the coding sequence ATAAACATGGCAATTATTAATGGGAAAGAGATTGGACAACAAATTAGACAAGCTGTTTCAGAACGTGTTGACAAATTAAAAGAGCAAGGAATTATTCCAGGTTTAGCAGTTATCTTAGTAGGAGAGAATCCCGCTTCGCAAACGTATGTTAGGAATAAACAAAAATCATGTGAAGCAATTGGGATTTTCTCTGAATTAGTAAAACTTCCTGAGGACACAAATGAAGATGAGTTACTTCGTCATATACAAGCTTTAAATGATCGTAAAGATATTCACGGCATCTTAGTTCAACTACCACTTCCAAAACATATTGATGAAGATAAAGTGATTGCAACCATTTCCCCAGACAAAGATGTAGATGGCTTCTCGCCAATTAGTGTTGGGAAAATGATGTTAGGACAAGATACTTTCTTGCCATGTACTCCATATGGTGTTATGAAATTACTCGAGTATTCGGGAATTGAAATTGCTGGAAAACACGCAGTTGTAGTGGGGCGAAGTCATATAGTTGGTAAACCAATGGGTCAGTTACTCCTACAAAAAGATGCTACAGTTACTTATACCCATTCCAAAACAAAGGATTTACCATCTATAACGAAACAAGCTGATATTTTAATAGCTGCAGTAGGACGTCCAAATTTCATTACAAAAGAGCATGTGAAACCAGGTGCGGTTGTAATAGACGTAGGAATAAATCGAGATGAAAATAATAAATTAATTGGCGATGTTCATTTTACTGAGGTTGAAAATGTCGCTTCTCACATTACGCCTGTGCCAGGTGGAGTCGGACCAATGACAATTACAATGTTGCTTTATAATACAGTTCAATCAGCAGAAAAAACATTAACACAGGACAAATAG
- the nusB gene encoding transcription antitermination factor NusB gives MKRHEARSKAMQVLFQLDNIELTKEEAISHVLDGEKSDSFFESLVNGTTENLQEIDAALVKNLENWSLTRLPKIERTVLRLAVFELMFMKDTPKSVVLNEAIELCKTYGDEKSSKFVNGVLSKFVE, from the coding sequence ATGAAACGACATGAAGCGCGAAGTAAAGCAATGCAAGTATTGTTTCAGTTAGACAATATTGAACTAACAAAAGAAGAAGCAATTAGTCATGTATTGGATGGAGAAAAATCAGATTCTTTCTTTGAATCGTTAGTTAATGGAACAACTGAAAATCTTCAAGAAATAGACGCTGCGCTTGTAAAAAATTTAGAGAACTGGTCGCTCACACGACTCCCTAAAATAGAAAGAACCGTATTGCGTTTAGCTGTTTTTGAGTTAATGTTTATGAAGGATACACCAAAGAGCGTGGTGTTAAACGAAGCGATAGAACTTTGTAAAACATATGGAGACGAAAAATCTAGTAAATTCGTGAACGGGGTACTTTCAAAATTTGTTGAATAG
- the glpK gene encoding glycerol kinase GlpK: protein MEKYILSLDQGTTSSRAILFNQQGHAVHVAQREFKQYFPKAGWVEHNAKEIWSSILTVIASVLSEKNIRPEQIAGIGITNQRETTVVWDKVTGEPIYNAVVWQSRQTVDICNQLIEDGYSELFREKTGLLIDAYFSGTKLKWILDHVEGAREKALNNELLFGTIDTWIVWKLTEGKVHVTDYSNASRTLMYNIFELKWDEELLNILGVPLSMLPEVKPSSEVYGNVSSKHFFGSSVPIAGIAGDQQAALFGQACFESGMVKNTYGTGCFMLMNTGEQAVRSKHGLLTTIAWGIDGKVQYALEGSIFVAGSAIQWLRDGLRMFRDSAESERYAYRVESTEGVYVVPAFVGLGTPYWDSDIRGAVFGLTRGTSKEHFIRATLESLAYQTRDVLSAMEADSNIELKSLRVDGGAVKNNFLMQFQSDILNVPVERTAITETTALGAAYLAGLAVGFWKSKEDIAEYWLLEKKFEPEMNDDKRNKLYEGWKKAVSAAQVFK, encoded by the coding sequence ATGGAAAAGTATATCCTTTCCTTAGATCAAGGGACGACGAGCTCAAGAGCAATCTTGTTTAATCAACAAGGACATGCAGTACATGTTGCTCAAAGAGAGTTTAAACAATATTTTCCGAAAGCAGGTTGGGTGGAGCATAATGCAAAAGAAATTTGGAGTTCTATTTTAACGGTGATTGCCTCTGTCTTATCTGAAAAAAATATACGACCCGAACAAATTGCAGGAATCGGGATTACCAATCAAAGAGAAACAACTGTCGTGTGGGATAAAGTAACCGGGGAGCCAATATATAATGCCGTTGTGTGGCAATCTCGACAGACAGTTGATATATGTAACCAATTAATCGAGGATGGTTATAGTGAATTGTTCAGGGAAAAAACCGGATTGTTAATCGATGCTTATTTCTCTGGTACGAAATTAAAATGGATTTTAGATCATGTGGAAGGCGCTAGAGAAAAAGCGCTGAATAACGAATTACTATTTGGAACAATAGACACATGGATTGTATGGAAATTAACGGAAGGTAAGGTTCATGTAACGGACTATTCAAATGCCTCTAGAACTTTAATGTATAACATATTTGAACTAAAATGGGATGAAGAACTACTAAATATACTAGGTGTTCCATTATCAATGTTACCAGAGGTAAAGCCTTCCTCAGAAGTTTATGGAAATGTTTCGAGTAAGCATTTCTTCGGTTCAAGTGTACCGATAGCAGGAATTGCTGGAGATCAGCAAGCAGCACTATTCGGACAAGCGTGTTTTGAGTCCGGTATGGTTAAAAATACGTATGGCACTGGTTGCTTTATGTTAATGAACACGGGTGAACAGGCTGTTCGCTCTAAGCATGGATTACTTACAACGATTGCTTGGGGAATAGATGGAAAGGTCCAATATGCACTTGAAGGAAGTATTTTTGTTGCTGGTTCTGCAATCCAGTGGTTAAGGGATGGTCTACGTATGTTTAGGGATTCGGCAGAAAGTGAGCGATATGCGTATAGAGTGGAAAGTACGGAAGGGGTTTACGTTGTCCCAGCATTTGTTGGTCTAGGTACACCGTATTGGGATAGTGACATAAGGGGAGCAGTTTTTGGCCTTACTCGCGGAACATCGAAGGAGCATTTTATTCGTGCAACCCTTGAATCACTCGCTTATCAAACGAGGGATGTATTATCCGCAATGGAAGCTGATTCAAATATTGAGTTGAAATCATTAAGAGTTGACGGTGGAGCAGTAAAAAATAATTTTTTAATGCAGTTTCAATCAGATATTCTAAATGTTCCTGTAGAACGTACCGCTATTACTGAAACAACAGCTTTGGGGGCTGCGTATCTTGCGGGACTAGCTGTGGGCTTTTGGAAAAGTAAAGAGGATATAGCAGAATATTGGCTTTTAGAGAAAAAGTTTGAACCTGAAATGAATGATGATAAGCGTAATAAGCTATATGAGGGTTGGAAAAAGGCAGTTAGTGCTGCCCAGGTATTTAAATAA
- a CDS encoding cold-shock protein translates to MTQGTVKWFNSEKGFGFIEVEGGNDVFVHFSAIQGEGFKSLEEGQKVEFSVEEGNRGPQATNVVKL, encoded by the coding sequence ATGACTCAAGGTACAGTAAAATGGTTTAATTCAGAAAAAGGTTTTGGTTTTATCGAAGTTGAAGGTGGAAACGACGTATTCGTACATTTCTCAGCTATTCAAGGTGAAGGTTTCAAATCACTTGAAGAAGGTCAAAAAGTTGAATTCTCAGTTGAAGAAGGAAACCGCGGACCACAAGCTACTAACGTAGTTAAACTTTAA